A genome region from Equus caballus isolate H_3958 breed thoroughbred chromosome 19, TB-T2T, whole genome shotgun sequence includes the following:
- the NEPRO gene encoding nucleolus and neural progenitor protein isoform X3 encodes MGRHKPHLALKQVEQCLKRLKSMNLEDSIQDMSELLSPSENQPVTTKACVIPSQPVVELVLMKILGACKLLLRLLDCCCKTFLLTVKHLGLQEFIILNLVMVGIVSRLWVLYKGVLKRLVSLYEPLFALLQEVSRIQPLPYFKDFTFPSDIAEFLGQPYFEVFKKEMPTAFAAKGVTKLLNKLFLTKEQSPRSSEETLLRISKKAQQMKINIQNSVDLGQPVKNKKIFKEKSSEFDVRAFCKQLKHRAVQETSSEFRCSKSKLKASKHSSQKGTGTPCAKSFVQRFREAETFTQLSKEIQKAILWSRSRKLKAQATFLGNKLLKSNRLKHVEAQGYSLPKKLECIKTSICNCLLRGSGIKTSKHHLRQRRSQNKFLLRQRKLQRKLQSTLLKEIQPSPPETRSATDTSKRGPSHCTVHRTDFYPNSKHLLSGRVSRPVLPTKEKQIHGNLTGSDENEADSRTVIQINKHNTSGTMKKTDDIDDIFALMGV; translated from the exons TGAAAATCAGCCTGTAACTACCAAGGCATGTGTCATCCCCAGCCAACCAGTGGTGGAATTGGTGTTGATGAAGATTTTGGGAGCCTGCAAGTTGTTACTTCGCTTGTTGGACTGCTGCTGCAAGACATTTCT CTTGACTGTGAAACACCTAGGTTTGCaagaattcattattttaaaccTTGTGATGGTTGGGATAGTGAGCAGGTTATG GGTTCTGTATAAAGGCGTTTTAAAAAGGCTGGTTTCTTTATATGAGCCGTTGTTTGCATTGCTTCAGGAGGTCTCTAGGATTCAACCATTGCCTTACTTCAAAGATTTCACCTTTCCTTCTGATATTGCTGAATTTTTAGGACAGCCCTATTTTGAAGTCTTTAAGAAAGAAATGCCTACAGCTTTTGCAGCTAAAGGAGTAACTAAATTGCTAAATAAACTGTTTTTAACAAAAGAGCAATCACCGAGGTCCAGTGAAGAAACTTTACTTAGAATTTCCAAAAAGGCTCAACAAATGAAGATCAATATACAGAACAGTGTGGATCTTGGGCAGCCagtaaagaataagaaaatcttCAAAG AAAAGTCATCAGAATTTGATGTGAGGGCCTTCTGCAAACAGCTGAAACATAGGGCTGTTCAG GAAACCAGCTCTGAGTTCAGATGTTCTAAATCCAAACTGAAGGCAAGCAAACATTCTTCTCAGAAAGGGACAGGAACTCCTTGTGCCAAAAGCTTTGTGCAAAGATTCCGAGAAGCTGAGACTTTTACACAACTTTCTAAAGAAATCCAAAAGGCAATTCTGTGGAGCAGGAGCAGAAAACTCAAGGCTCAGGCCACCTTTCTGGGTAACAAACTTCTTAAAAGTAACCGGCTTAAACACGTGGAAGCTCAAGGCTATAG TTTGCCAAAGAAATTAGAGTGCATAAAAACATCCATTTGCAACTGCCTTCTTCGTGGCTCAGGTATCAAAACTTCAAAGCATCATCTGAGACAAAGAAGATCACAGAATAAATTTTTACTGAGACAGAGGAAACTGCAGAGAAAGTTGCAGTCGACTCTTTTAAAGGAAATTCAGCCGTCCCCTCCAGAGACAAGGAGTGCTACGGATACCAGTAAACGGGGACCCTCTCACTGCACAGTTCATAGAACTGACTTCTACCCTAACAGTAAGCACCTCCTCAGCGGCAGAGTTTCACGTCCTGTCCTACCGACTAAGGAGAAACAAATTCATGGAAATCTTACAGGAAGCGATGAAAATGAAGCTGATTCACGGACAGTGATACAAATCAATAAACATAATACATCAGGAACCATGAAGAAGACAGATGACATTGAtgatatttttgctttaatgGGAGTTTAG
- the GTPBP8 gene encoding GTP-binding protein 8 isoform X3, with protein MAAPGLRPGLGRLFEMPAALGRVRRAYGTSQAFAEVLRLPKKQLTKLVFPLQELERHLVPDSKHEFHLKIFDPSLEDIARAESIFTATAQNRIEYLSSAERLDHAPALPRPEVCFIGRSNVGKSSLIKALFSLAPDVEVRVSKKPGHTKKMNFFKVGKYFTLVDMPGYGYRAPEDFVDMVETYLKERKNLMRTFLLVDSVVGIQKTDNIAVEMCEEFALPYVMVLTKIDKSSKGHLLKQVLQIQKFVDTKTQGCFPQLFPVRCFTVKLENQVKVGK; from the exons ATGGCCGCACCGGGGCTGCGACCTGGCCTGGGCAGGCTTTTTGAGATGCCGGCGGCGCTGGGGCGCGTGCGCCGAGCTTACGGCACATCCCAGGCTTTCGCGGAGGTTCTGCGGCTGCCAAAGAAGCAATTGACGAAACTCGTGTTCCCGCTACAGGAACTCGAGCGGCACCTTGTCCCCGACTCGAAGCATGAGTTTCACCTGAAGATCTTCGACCCGAGCCTGGAGGACATCGCGAGAGCGGAGAGCATCTTCACCGCCACCGCTCAGAACCGCATCGAGTACCTGAGTTCCGCCGAGCGCCTGGACCACGCCCCGGCCCTCCCCCGGCCGGAG GTGTGTTTTATAGGCAGAAGCAATGTTGGAAAATCCTCTCTAATAAAGGCTTTATTTTCACTGGCCCCAGATGTTGAAGTCAGAGTCTCCAAAAAACCG GGGcacacaaagaaaatgaattttttcaaagttggaaaatattttacattggTGGACATGCCAGGTTATGGCTATAGAGCGCCTGAAGATTTTGTTGACATGGTAGAGACCTATCTAAAAGAACGAAAGAA TTTGATGAGAACATTTTTGTTAGTGGATAGTGTTGTCGGAATTCAAAAAACAGACAATATTGCTGTAGAAATGTGTGAAGAATTTGCATTACCTTACGTG ATGGTATTaacaaaaattgacaaatcttcCAAGGGACATCTTTTAAAACAAGTGCTTCAGATCCAGAAATTTGTTGACACTAAAACACAAGGATGTTTTCCTCAGTTGTTTCCTGTGAG GTGTTTCACAGTCAAGCTGGAGAATCAAGTTAAAGTTGGAAAATGA
- the GTPBP8 gene encoding GTP-binding protein 8 isoform X2, giving the protein MAAPGLRPGLGRLFEMPAALGRVRRAYGTSQAFAEVLRLPKKQLTKLVFPLQELERHLVPDSKHEFHLKIFDPSLEDIARAESIFTATAQNRIEYLSSAERLDHAPALPRPEVCFIGRSNVGKSSLIKALFSLAPDVEVRVSKKPGHTKKMNFFKVGKYFTLVDMPGYGYRAPEDFVDMVETYLKERKNLMRTFLLVDSVVGIQKTDNIAVEMCEEFALPYVMVLTKIDKSSKGHLLKQVLQIQKFVDTKTQGCFPQLFPVSAVTYSGIHLLRCFIADITGNLKTHCFQFS; this is encoded by the exons ATGGCCGCACCGGGGCTGCGACCTGGCCTGGGCAGGCTTTTTGAGATGCCGGCGGCGCTGGGGCGCGTGCGCCGAGCTTACGGCACATCCCAGGCTTTCGCGGAGGTTCTGCGGCTGCCAAAGAAGCAATTGACGAAACTCGTGTTCCCGCTACAGGAACTCGAGCGGCACCTTGTCCCCGACTCGAAGCATGAGTTTCACCTGAAGATCTTCGACCCGAGCCTGGAGGACATCGCGAGAGCGGAGAGCATCTTCACCGCCACCGCTCAGAACCGCATCGAGTACCTGAGTTCCGCCGAGCGCCTGGACCACGCCCCGGCCCTCCCCCGGCCGGAG GTGTGTTTTATAGGCAGAAGCAATGTTGGAAAATCCTCTCTAATAAAGGCTTTATTTTCACTGGCCCCAGATGTTGAAGTCAGAGTCTCCAAAAAACCG GGGcacacaaagaaaatgaattttttcaaagttggaaaatattttacattggTGGACATGCCAGGTTATGGCTATAGAGCGCCTGAAGATTTTGTTGACATGGTAGAGACCTATCTAAAAGAACGAAAGAA TTTGATGAGAACATTTTTGTTAGTGGATAGTGTTGTCGGAATTCAAAAAACAGACAATATTGCTGTAGAAATGTGTGAAGAATTTGCATTACCTTACGTG ATGGTATTaacaaaaattgacaaatcttcCAAGGGACATCTTTTAAAACAAGTGCTTCAGATCCAGAAATTTGTTGACACTAAAACACAAGGATGTTTTCCTCAGTTGTTTCCTGTGAG tgctgtgaCCTATTCTGGAATCCATCTCTTGAGATGCTTTATAGCAGATATAACAGGAAATCTTAAGACTCATTGCTTCCAGttcagctga
- the GTPBP8 gene encoding GTP-binding protein 8 isoform X1 — translation MAAPGLRPGLGRLFEMPAALGRVRRAYGTSQAFAEVLRLPKKQLTKLVFPLQELERHLVPDSKHEFHLKIFDPSLEDIARAESIFTATAQNRIEYLSSAERLDHAPALPRPEVCFIGRSNVGKSSLIKALFSLAPDVEVRVSKKPGHTKKMNFFKVGKYFTLVDMPGYGYRAPEDFVDMVETYLKERKNLMRTFLLVDSVVGIQKTDNIAVEMCEEFALPYVMVLTKIDKSSKGHLLKQVLQIQKFVDTKTQGCFPQLFPVRFLLDLPCSAVTYSGIHLLRCFIADITGNLKTHCFQFS, via the exons ATGGCCGCACCGGGGCTGCGACCTGGCCTGGGCAGGCTTTTTGAGATGCCGGCGGCGCTGGGGCGCGTGCGCCGAGCTTACGGCACATCCCAGGCTTTCGCGGAGGTTCTGCGGCTGCCAAAGAAGCAATTGACGAAACTCGTGTTCCCGCTACAGGAACTCGAGCGGCACCTTGTCCCCGACTCGAAGCATGAGTTTCACCTGAAGATCTTCGACCCGAGCCTGGAGGACATCGCGAGAGCGGAGAGCATCTTCACCGCCACCGCTCAGAACCGCATCGAGTACCTGAGTTCCGCCGAGCGCCTGGACCACGCCCCGGCCCTCCCCCGGCCGGAG GTGTGTTTTATAGGCAGAAGCAATGTTGGAAAATCCTCTCTAATAAAGGCTTTATTTTCACTGGCCCCAGATGTTGAAGTCAGAGTCTCCAAAAAACCG GGGcacacaaagaaaatgaattttttcaaagttggaaaatattttacattggTGGACATGCCAGGTTATGGCTATAGAGCGCCTGAAGATTTTGTTGACATGGTAGAGACCTATCTAAAAGAACGAAAGAA TTTGATGAGAACATTTTTGTTAGTGGATAGTGTTGTCGGAATTCAAAAAACAGACAATATTGCTGTAGAAATGTGTGAAGAATTTGCATTACCTTACGTG ATGGTATTaacaaaaattgacaaatcttcCAAGGGACATCTTTTAAAACAAGTGCTTCAGATCCAGAAATTTGTTGACACTAAAACACAAGGATGTTTTCCTCAGTTGTTTCCTGTGAG ATTCTTGCTGGATCTTCCCTGTAG tgctgtgaCCTATTCTGGAATCCATCTCTTGAGATGCTTTATAGCAGATATAACAGGAAATCTTAAGACTCATTGCTTCCAGttcagctga